Proteins from one Leucoraja erinacea ecotype New England unplaced genomic scaffold, Leri_hhj_1 Leri_659S, whole genome shotgun sequence genomic window:
- the LOC129694416 gene encoding erythroblast NAD(P)(+)--arginine ADP-ribosyltransferase-like, which yields MMENSAAYMFTQSTASDQLAIEYLQVEKNRSTDFANVWDAATELRKSSRLRQIQVPDGLREEHVLAILAYTRPGDFYSKFNDALRKYGTSDSVYAKKFHFKSFHYLLSVALDRLRKTRGSAPVTTYRGMTDRSKAQAGSQMKFGHFASSSLDIHIARSVGTNTLFNITSGKGVKITGYSLCQQDEVLIPPDEVFNVTQYSSDKIKGVAISLVAEGEAGIAVRVERGVGGQLQVVRSVGSALSAVALWCAGTVLAPIFL from the coding sequence ATGATGGAGAACTCGGCTGCCTATATGTTCACTCAGAGCACAGCGTCCGATCAGCTGGCGATCGAGTACCTCCAGGTAGAGAAGAATCGGTCCACAGATTTCGCAAATGTGTGGGATGCTGCAACAGAGTTGCGAAAGTCCTCAAGGCTGAGACAGATCCAGGTACCAGATGGACTGAGAGAAGAACACGTTTTGGCCATTCTCGCCTACACTCGTCCAGGAGATTTCTACAGCAAGTTCAATGATGCGTTGAGAAAGTATGGGACTAGCGACTCGGTCTACGCCAAGAAGTTCCATTTCAAGAGTTTCCATTATCTTCTCTCCGTTGCTCTCGATCGACTCAGGAAGACCCGTGGCTCTGCTCCGGTCACCACCTACCGAGGGATGACCGATCGTTCCAAAGCTCAAGCGGGTTCTCAAATGAAATTTGGACACTTTGCATCTTCCTCTCTTGATATTCATATTGCCCGAAGCGTCGGTACTAACACGCTGTTTAACATAACGTCGGGTAAAGGTGTCAAAATCACCGGCTACTCGCTCTGCCAGCAAGATGAGGTGCTTATACCTCCCGATGAGGTTTTCAATGTCACGCAATATTCCTCGGATAAGATTAAAGGAGTTGCAATATCGCTCGTAGCAGAGGGAGAGGCCGGGATAGCGGTCAGAGTGGAGCGTGGAGTAGGTGGCCAGCTGCAGGTAGTTAGGAGTGTGGGGTCCGCTCTGTCTGCCGTGGCGCTGTGGTGCGCCGGGACGGTATTGGCTCCTATTTTCCTGTGA